The Vibrio sp. NTOU-M3 genomic sequence GCATTAATGAGTTTTGATGATGAGCTCTCTCACCAAGCTCTTACTGCTGCAAATCATGAGAAAGAAGGGCTATGGCCATTGCCATTGGCTGATTTCCATCGTGGTATGTTACCTTCAAACTTTGCTGACTTGTCTAATATTAGCTCTGGTGATTACTCTCCTGGTGCAAGCACGGCTGCGGCATTCTTGTCTTACTTTGTTGAAGATTACAAGAAAGGCTGGTTACACTTTGACTGTGCAGGGACTTACCGTAAATCAGCATCAGATAAGTGGGCAGCTGGCGCGACAGGTATGGGCGTACGTACTCTGGCTCGCATTCTTACTGAACAAGCTAAATAAAAGCTTTGAGCAGCCTGAAATGGCTGCTTACTATAACTACAAAGACTGAAGTAAAAGGATACCTTATGGCTCTAGAAAGAACTTTTTCTATTATCAAGCCCGACGCTGTAGAACGTAATCTTATTGGTGAAATCTATCATCGTATTGAACAAGCCGGATTACGTATTATTGCTGCAAAAATGGTTCATTTAACGGAAGAACAAGCTAGTGGTTTTTACGCTGAACATGAAGGAAAGCCCTTCTTTGACGATCTGAAAGCCTTTATGACTTCTGGGCCGATCATGGTTCAAGTACTTGAAGGTGAAAATGCGATAGCGAATTATCGCGAGCTAATGGGTAAAACCAACCCGGAAGAAGCGGCGACAGGTACGATTCGTGCGGATTATGCATTGAGCATGCGTCATAACTCAGTCCATGGTTCAGATAGCCCAGTATCTGCAGCAAGAGAAATAGAGTACTTTTTCCCTCAAGCTGAAATTTGCCCACGCAAATAATCACAATGCATTAAGAAGAAGCCTCAGCAACTGCTGAGGCTTTTTGTTTTATAGCATGTCAGCTGCTTTGTGGACGGCATTGATGAGCAGAGCAACATCTTCTTCAGTATTGTAAGGGCCAAACGACACTCTGATGGTACCAGAAAGGCCAAGAGCATCCATTAAAGGATGGGCGCAATGATGCCCGGCTCTAACTGCAATACCTTGTTGATCCAGTAATGTGGCCATATCTTGATGATGAACCCCATCCATCACAAAGGAGAGCACTGAAGCATTGGCCTGATAGCCAATAACCTGAATGTCTTCAATTGAAGAGAGGGCATTATATGCTAGTTGCTGAAGGTGATGTACATGACATTCTACGTCTGCTTGATCATATTGTTGATACCAAGCGATGGCTGAACTCAATGCAATGGCACCGGCAACATTAGGGGTGCCTGCTTCAAACTTTCCCGGAAGTTGTGAGAAGGTTGTTTTTTCAAACGAGACTCGCTCTACCATCTTGCCACCGCCGTGCCAAGGCGGCATGGATTCTAACAACGCTTGTTTGCCATACAGTACACCAATGCCTGTTGGAGCATAGAGCTTATGACCTGAGAATACGTAAAAATCGGCATCGAGATTGTGTACATTAACGTGTTCATGAACAATGCCTTGAGAACCATCAATCACTGCAATAGCACCGTATTGGTGCGTAAGCTCAATAATTTTCTCGATTGGTAAGCGCGTTCCGGTCACATTGGTAATATGAGCCACTGCCACGATACGTGTTTTTTCTGAAAGTAACGAGTGAAAGGCATTCAGATCAAAACAACACTCTTTTGCCATCGGGATTTTGATGACTTTCGCCCCTGTTTGTTCGGCGACAATTTGCCAAGGTACGATATTGGCATGATGCTCCATTTCGCTAACCAGTATTTCATCACCAGCTTGCAGGGTGTTTCTGGCATAAGTTTGCGCGATCAGGTTTAACGCTTCAGTTGCCCCTCGTGTCCAGATGATTTCTTTACTGCTTATTGCACCGATGAAGTCGGCAACATGGCTACGAGCAGCCTCAAATTCAGTGGTCGCATGAGCGGTGAGGCTATGGCTGCCACGATGCACGTTTGCATTTTGACGGCTGTAGTACTGAGTGATGGTGTCGATCACTTGTTGGGGTTTTTGGGTTGTAGCTGCGCTGTCGAGGTAAACTAAAGATTGCCCGTTCACTTGCTGAGCTAAGGCTGGAAACTGCGCTCTAATTGCTTTTACATCTAGCATACTTCGTCACCCAACTTGTGATATTGCAGGGTCGGGATAGTAATCATAGGTTCTGCAACTGTCCAAGCATGCGCTTTTCCTGAAAGGCGAATGATGATCTCCATTGCGAACTCAAGTGCCGTTCCAGGGCCTTGGCTTGTGATCAGGTTATGGTTAACGTCAATAGTCACACGCTTCACTCGCCATTTCTGCTCAGGGATGTGAGATTGAAAACTTGGGTGACAGGTCATTAGTGCATCTGGGTAAAGCTGGTGATGCTGAAGAACCAATGCGGGGGCGGCACAGATTGCTGCCACTAATTTCCCTTCGTACATTTGTTGGCGAACAATTTCAACCAAAACGGTGCTATCTCTAAATGTTTCCGAACCACCGACACCACCAGGAAGTACAATTGCATCAAACTCATCATCTGCGATATCAACGAGTTTACAGTCAGCGGTTAGAGTGACGCCGCGAGAAGCTTTCATTGTAAGTTTGCCGTCGGAATCAGCACTTGCAACGACGACATCATAACCTGCGCGAACCATCATATCGATAATGGTGACGGCCTCCATCTCTTCAGTTCCAGAGGCAATAGGGACGAGAATTTTCTTGCTCATGATTCTTTCCAACTGTTTTCTATTTGTTTGATGCGGTTATACAAGTCGCGGTTTCTTGGTATTTCAATATGATGTTTGTCAGCTTGCTGCAGCATGTACCCAGTAATGAAGTCAATTTCAGTTTGACGTTGATGAGCAATATCTTGCCTCATTGAAGAGTAGTTCTCGCTGGTGGCTTGTGCGACATTCAGTATCGTTTCAAGTAGCTCTTTAGGGTTGGTGTCGATGTGTTCAAGCATCATGACTTCAACCAACTCTTGAGTGAGATCTCGAAGTGTTGTTCGCCATTTTTCTTGAGTCAGTTGACCATTCTTAAATTGATGGATACCCGTTAACGGATTGATGGCGCAGTTGATCGCCAGTTTCGTCCACAGTGCTTGGCGAATATCTTGATTCCAACTGGCAGGCGCCAAAGCGTGTTGGAATACCTCGGCTAAAAAGTCGCATTGCTTACCTAACGAGTTATAGCCACCGAGCTGGGTATGACCTGAGCCCATATGATGAACCTGCGATTTAGTCGATTTATAGGCCCCATGCGTAGTAGTTGCAAGAATAATGGGATTCTTTGGTATCAACTGTGCGACGATCTCTGCTGTGCCCATTCCATTATGCATAAGAGTAATTATGGTATCACTGTGTAGCCATGGGATTAGTGGTGTGATCGCCGTTTCTACTTGCCACGCTTTAACGGTCACTAGAAGGAGATCTGCTTGAGAAAGCGATTGGGTACTGCGGTGATCAAACACTTCTGGTTCGTTTTGATCTAACTGTACTAATGCTGTCTCTGATTGAGACGTACCCCAAAGAGAAACTTGGTGTCCTGCGTGTTTAAGTTTGATCGCCCACAGTGAGCCAATGGCTCCTGGGCCTAGAATGACAATATTCACCCAATGTTCTCGGTAAAAAGCTTTGCAGCAAGGATAATGGGTGGAATTGGGAAAGCAAATAAAAATGGCGCTAAATAGCGCCATTTAAATGTGGTTTTTATTCTACTTGCTTAGAACTTGTAAGTTACTGCAACGTAGTGGCCAAAGCCTGTTGATTTGAAACCGTCACTATCTTTGATGCCGTATACGTCTTTGTATCCTTTCAAACCGTAACCTACAGCAAAGCGGTCTGAGTGCCAGTAGATACCATTAAACATTGCACCACCGTTACTCGCTGTTGAGTACTCATCCTTCATGCCAAATTGGTAATCAATGTAACCTTGGTAAGAAATGAATGAACCATTTTCGAAGAAGTAGAAAGGTTTAAACCAGTTTGTCGAGATCTGGAAACCATTCCAATCTTTACGGTTACCATCGTAGTTTCCGTATAGGTTTAGGCCAATTTTGCCTAACCAAGGCACATTTACGTCAGAGCCAATACCAACTTTTTGGTTGTTTACTGAGAATGGGTTTGTTTTGTAGTCAGTACCATCCCATTCAAATAGCGTTGCAACGTATACTTCTTGAACTGGACCAAATGAAAGATCTGCACCTGTTAGAGCGTCTAGCGACATACGCGGTGCAAACTTCATAAAGATTTTTGGATCGCCAGCTTTATCGCTACCTTTATCTGAAGTTAGGTTAAATACATCAACGTAACCGTATAGATCGAAGATACCTGAACGACCACCAAATTCCATTTCTAAATAGTCATGGCTTGACTCGCCTGGTAGCTCATCGAAAGCACCCATAAGGTTAAACTGAAGCCACTTGTAATCGTTTTTGTGGATATCGCCGTCTGAGTAGTCAGCAGCTAGAGCTGGTGCAGAAGTTGCTGCAAGCAGGCTAAGAGCTAAAAGTGATTTACGCATAAGGGGACTCTCTATGTCTGTTTATTTTACATTTAGCTAACCTATGTCGTGGGTTGCACATTGGCTGCTATTTATTGTCTGCGGCGAATAATATCGATAAAAATCTCAATTTGAAGTGCTATAGAGTGTAAAAAAATCTAAATCGAGTGATCGTAGTCACATTGTTGATATTAAAAATGAGTCAAATGCAAGGTTTCAGTGATTTGCACACAAAGTGATATGGGTATCGTTTACGCAAGCGTTTACTTGATTTTTTATGTTTATCGAATAACCAACATTTCTAGTTAGTGATCTCTTTGTCTCTTTCAACGTACATGTTACTGAAAGGTTGTATTTTGGAGTGTTCATGACAGAAATAATGCTATTTCCTATCAACGCAATTGTATTACCGGATGGTGTTGTAAAGCTGAGAATATTTGAGTCTCGCTATCGACGTTTAGTAAGAATAGCCTCAATGTCAGCAGCAACTTTTGGTGTTTGCTTGTACGACGTTGAAGAGCAAAACATCTCTAAGGTTGGTACCTTGGTTAGGATTGTCGATTATGAATGGCTTTCTGGTGGTGTCTTAGGGTTATCTGTTGTTGGCGAGCAGCGATTTGAAATTGAAACTCTTCGTCATGATTACGATGGATTACGTTGGGGAAAAGTAAACTATTTGCCATCTTGGTCAATGCAGAGTGATGCTTTGAGTTATGCGCCATTAGTGAAAAAGTTGGAGGCCTTGTTTATCAATATTCCACAGCTTGCTCAGCATTATGATGAAAGACGTTTTGATGACATTAGTTGGGTCGTTCAGCGTTGGCTAGAGTTACTGCCATTAGCTAAGAAAGAATCTGAGCGCCTATTAAAAGAAGAGGATGGTACTAAAGCGTTGGAGTATGTGATGAATGCAGTATCTGATAAAAATTGCAGATTAAATTGATCGTTTTTTTTAGGGGCGCGTATTCTAATAATAAGAATGACAAGTTCGCACTGAGGTGCCTAGATGGAAAACAAAGAGCCAACGAACTTTTCCAAAGCAGACTGGATTGAGTGTATGGAGCGAGTGAAGTCCAAAGACAAGCATGCCTTTGAGCTTATATTTCGTTTTTTTGCTCCCAAGTTAAAGAGTTTTGCTTTCAAACAACTGAGAAATGAACAAGTCGCAATAGAGTTGGTACAGGAGTCATTGGCGATTGTGTGGCAGAAAAGTCACCTATTTGATGGTAACAAGAGTGCGTTGTCGACTTGGATTTATACTATCGTCAGAAATCAATGTTTTGACACATTACGTAAACAGAAAGGTTCAGCATCTTTATTGTTAGCCC encodes the following:
- a CDS encoding sigma-70 family RNA polymerase sigma factor: MENKEPTNFSKADWIECMERVKSKDKHAFELIFRFFAPKLKSFAFKQLRNEQVAIELVQESLAIVWQKSHLFDGNKSALSTWIYTIVRNQCFDTLRKQKGSASLLLAQDIWPEDVSPPEMVEHYTPEHDLMKEQVVKFLQTLPEAQRQVVEAVYLEELPHHAVAERFDIPVGTVKSRLRLAVEKLRHSIKVDQL
- the panE gene encoding 2-dehydropantoate 2-reductase codes for the protein MNIVILGPGAIGSLWAIKLKHAGHQVSLWGTSQSETALVQLDQNEPEVFDHRSTQSLSQADLLLVTVKAWQVETAITPLIPWLHSDTIITLMHNGMGTAEIVAQLIPKNPIILATTTHGAYKSTKSQVHHMGSGHTQLGGYNSLGKQCDFLAEVFQHALAPASWNQDIRQALWTKLAINCAINPLTGIHQFKNGQLTQEKWRTTLRDLTQELVEVMMLEHIDTNPKELLETILNVAQATSENYSSMRQDIAHQRQTEIDFITGYMLQQADKHHIEIPRNRDLYNRIKQIENSWKES
- a CDS encoding DJ-1 family glyoxalase III produces the protein MSKKILVPIASGTEEMEAVTIIDMMVRAGYDVVVASADSDGKLTMKASRGVTLTADCKLVDIADDEFDAIVLPGGVGGSETFRDSTVLVEIVRQQMYEGKLVAAICAAPALVLQHHQLYPDALMTCHPSFQSHIPEQKWRVKRVTIDVNHNLITSQGPGTALEFAMEIIIRLSGKAHAWTVAEPMITIPTLQYHKLGDEVC
- the csdA gene encoding cysteine desulfurase CsdA, translated to MLDVKAIRAQFPALAQQVNGQSLVYLDSAATTQKPQQVIDTITQYYSRQNANVHRGSHSLTAHATTEFEAARSHVADFIGAISSKEIIWTRGATEALNLIAQTYARNTLQAGDEILVSEMEHHANIVPWQIVAEQTGAKVIKIPMAKECCFDLNAFHSLLSEKTRIVAVAHITNVTGTRLPIEKIIELTHQYGAIAVIDGSQGIVHEHVNVHNLDADFYVFSGHKLYAPTGIGVLYGKQALLESMPPWHGGGKMVERVSFEKTTFSQLPGKFEAGTPNVAGAIALSSAIAWYQQYDQADVECHVHHLQQLAYNALSSIEDIQVIGYQANASVLSFVMDGVHHQDMATLLDQQGIAVRAGHHCAHPLMDALGLSGTIRVSFGPYNTEEDVALLINAVHKAADML
- a CDS encoding outer membrane protein OmpK, with the protein product MRKSLLALSLLAATSAPALAADYSDGDIHKNDYKWLQFNLMGAFDELPGESSHDYLEMEFGGRSGIFDLYGYVDVFNLTSDKGSDKAGDPKIFMKFAPRMSLDALTGADLSFGPVQEVYVATLFEWDGTDYKTNPFSVNNQKVGIGSDVNVPWLGKIGLNLYGNYDGNRKDWNGFQISTNWFKPFYFFENGSFISYQGYIDYQFGMKDEYSTASNGGAMFNGIYWHSDRFAVGYGLKGYKDVYGIKDSDGFKSTGFGHYVAVTYKF
- the ndk gene encoding nucleoside-diphosphate kinase; translated protein: MALERTFSIIKPDAVERNLIGEIYHRIEQAGLRIIAAKMVHLTEEQASGFYAEHEGKPFFDDLKAFMTSGPIMVQVLEGENAIANYRELMGKTNPEEAATGTIRADYALSMRHNSVHGSDSPVSAAREIEYFFPQAEICPRK
- a CDS encoding LON peptidase substrate-binding domain-containing protein translates to MTEIMLFPINAIVLPDGVVKLRIFESRYRRLVRIASMSAATFGVCLYDVEEQNISKVGTLVRIVDYEWLSGGVLGLSVVGEQRFEIETLRHDYDGLRWGKVNYLPSWSMQSDALSYAPLVKKLEALFINIPQLAQHYDERRFDDISWVVQRWLELLPLAKKESERLLKEEDGTKALEYVMNAVSDKNCRLN